In Anomaloglossus baeobatrachus isolate aAnoBae1 chromosome 3, aAnoBae1.hap1, whole genome shotgun sequence, one genomic interval encodes:
- the LOC142297453 gene encoding olfactory receptor 13D1-like, with protein sequence MENNNQTFTTYFIFIGLSKNFQICIFLFVVFFLIYVLTVLGNSVLIIIVMVSPQLHTPMYYFLGNLSFLDLFFSSCNVPKMLFDLLSEERRISVVGCLIQMNISLFLGGIECMLLPVMAYDRYIAICLPLYYTTIMNWTLCKCLTVIMWVLSFILSIFPTLFKPLVFCKGRNLDHFACEILGLLDLACGDLSFYKIGSAVISFFTLFLPFTFIVVSYICIIISIWNIHSSDGRSKAFSTCSSHLTVVLMFFGTSMAMYMVQKRSSSSHLKYTSLIYGVVTPVLNPLIYSLRNNEVKEISRKLLLQFLALST encoded by the coding sequence ATGGAGAATAACAATCAAACTTTCACGACATATTTCATCTTTATTGGATTGTCTAAGAACTTCCAGATCTGCATTTTCCTTTTTGTTGTGTTCTTTTTGATTTACGTTCTTACAGTGTTGGGGAACAGTGTCCTTATCATTATAGTCATGGTCAGTCCTCAGTTACACACTCCTATGTATTATTTCCTTGGTAATTTGTCTTTTTTAGATTTGTTTTTCTCATCTTGTAATGTCCCAAAGATGCTGTTTGATTTATTGTCAGAGGAGAGGAGAATTTCAGTCGTTGGCTGCTTGATACAGATGAACATTAGCCTTTTCCTTGGAGGGATTGAGTGCATGTTGCTGCCAGTGATGGCTTATGACCGGTATATCGCTATATGCCTCCCTTTATATTACACCACAATTATGAACTGGACTTTATGTAAATGCCTCACCGTCATTATGTGGGTACTAAGTTTCATCTTGAGCATCTTTCCCACTCTTTTTAAACCTCTCGTCTTCTGCAAAGGAAGAAATCTAGACCATTTTGCTTGTGAGATTCTGGGCCTTCTCGATCTTGCCTGCGGTGATCTCTCCTTTTATAAGATAGGATCTGCTGTCATCAGCTTTTTCACTCTTTTCTTGCCATTTACTTTCATTGTGGTCTCttatatttgtattattatttctATATGGAATATACATTCATCTGATGGGAGATCTAAAGCCTTCTCCACATGCTCTTCACACCTCACTGTGGTATTGATGTTCTTCGGGACAAGCATGGCCATGTACATGGTACAGAAAAGAAGTTCTTCATCTCATCTTAAATATACTTCTCTGATTTATGGAGTTGTAACACCCGTCCTAAATCCTTTAATCTACAGCCTGAGGAATAATGAAGTGAAAGAAATTTCAAGGAAATTATTGCTTCAATTTTTGGCATTGTCAACTTGA